In Phyllostomus discolor isolate MPI-MPIP mPhyDis1 chromosome 3, mPhyDis1.pri.v3, whole genome shotgun sequence, a single genomic region encodes these proteins:
- the ZNF768 gene encoding zinc finger protein 768: MEQEASQWGLEPQDVQSLDEMGPEGSLKGNMHENNEEEEISQQEGTGDYEVEEIPFGLEPQSPGFEPQSPEFEPESPDFESQSSGLAPPSPEFAPRSPESDSQSPEFEPQSPRYEPQSPGYESQSPGYGPQNPEFKTQSPEFEAQNSKFQEGTEMLLNPEEKNSLSIPLGVHPLDSFTQGFGEQPTGDLPLGPPFEMPTGALLATPQFEMLQNPLGLTGTLRGTGRRGGRARGGQGPRPNICGICGKSFGRGSTLIQHQRIHTGEKPYKCEVCSKAFSQSSDLIKHQRTHTGERPYKCPRCGKAFADSSYLLRHQRTHSGQKPYKCPHCGKAFGDSSYLLRHQRTHSHERPYSCPECGKCYSQNSSLRSHQRVHTGQRPFSCGICGKSFSQRSALIPHARSHAREKPFKCPECGKRFGQSSVLAIHARTHLPGRTYSCPDCGKTFNRSSTLIQHQRSHTGERPYRCAVCGKGFCRSSTLLQHHRVHSGERPYKCDDCGKAFSQSSDLIRHQRTHAAGRR; encoded by the exons ATGGAACAGGAGGCGTCGCAGTGGGGCCTCGAGCCGCAGGATGTGCAAAGTCTTGACGAAATGGGGCCCGAAGGGTCCCTcaaag GCAACATGCATGAGAATAATGAGGAAGAGGAAATTTCTCAGCAAGAAGGCACTGGGGACTATGAGGTCGAAGAGATTCCTTTTGGGCTTGAACCCCAGAGCCCTGGGTTTGAGCCACAAAGCCCAGAGTTTGAGCCTGAAAGTCCAGATTTTGAGTCCCAAAGTTCTGGGTTAGCGCCCCCAAGCCCTGAATTTGCACCCAGAAGCCCTGAGTCAGATTCTCAGAGCCCTGAGTTTGAACCACAAAGCCCTAGGTATGAGCCTCAAAGTCCTGGGTATGAATCCCAGAGCCCAGGGTATGGACCCCAAAACCCTGAGTTCAAAACCCAAAGCCCTGAATTTGAAGCTCAGAATTCCAAATTCCAGGAAGGTACAGAGATGCTTCTCAATCCAGAGGAAaagaattccttgagcatccccTTGGGAGTCCATCCCTTGGACTCCTTCACCCAGGGGTTTGGGGAGCAGCCCACAGGGGACCTTCCCTTAGGGCCACCTTTTGAGATGCCCACAGGGGCCCTGTTGGCTACACCCCAGTTTGAGATGCTCCAGAATCCCCTGGGCCTGACAGGGACCCTGCGAGGAACAGGCCGAAGGGGGGGCCgggccaggggtgggcagggccctcGGCCTAACATCTGTGGCATCTGCGGGAAGAGCTTTGGCCGAGGCTCCACCCTGATCCAGCACCAGCGCATCCATACGGGTGAAAAGCCCTATAAATGTGAGGTCTGTAGCAAGGCCTTCTCCCAGAGCTCTGACCTCATCAAACACCAGCGTACCCACACAGGGGAGCGGCCCTACAAGTGTCCCCGTTGTGGCAAGGCCTTCGCTGACAGCTCTTACCTGCTTCGCCACCAGCGCACTCACTCTGGTCAGAAGCCCTACAAGTGCCCACACTGTGGCAAGGCCTTTGGAGACAGCTCCTACCTCTTGCGGCACCAGCGCACTCACAGCCATGAGCGGCCCTACAGCTGCCCTGAGTGTGGTAAATGCTACAGCCAGAACTCATCCCTGCGTAGTCACCAGAGAGTGCACACTGGGCAGAGGCCCTTCAGCTGTGGCATCTGTGGCAAGAGCTTTTCCCAGCGATCGGCACTTATACCCCATGCCCGAAGCCATGCCCGTGAGAAGCCTTTCAAGTGTCCTGAGTGCGGCAAGCGCTTTGGTCAGAGCTCTGTGCTGGCCATCCATGCACGCACCCACCTGCCAGGTCGCACCTACAGCTGCCCAGATTGCGGCAAGACCTTCAATCGCTCTTCTACGCTGATTCAGCACCAGCGTTCCCACACAGGCGAGAGGCCCTATAGATGTGCTGTGTGTGGTAAGGGTTTCTGCCGATCTTCAACACTGCTGCAGCATCACCGAGTCCATAGCGGGGAGCGGCCCTACAAGTGCGATGACTGTGGAAAAGCCTTCTCACAGAGCTCTGACCTCATCCGCCACCAGCGGACCCATGCTGCCGGCCGTCGCTGA